The Pseudoxanthomonas suwonensis sequence TTGGCCGCGTCGCTGCCGGTGGACGGCCTGCACCTGGACCTGGTGCGCGCGCCGGAGGAACTGGAGGCGGTGCTGGAGCGGCTGCCGGCGGATCGCGTGCTGTCGCTGGGCCTGGTCGACGGCCGCAACGTCTGGCGCACGCGCCTGGACAACGCCCTGCTGCTGGCCCGCTACGCGCGCAACCGGGTCGGCGGCGACCGGCTGTGGCTGGCGCCGTCGTGCTCGCTGCTGCACGTGCCGGTGGACCTGGACGGTGAGAAGGCGCTGGATGCGGACCTGAAGTCCTGGCTGTCGTTCGCCAGGCAGAAGCTCGGCGAGATCAGGCTGCTGGCCGATGCGCTGGAAGGCCGTGACGGCGCCGAGACCGCGCTGGAGGAGGCGCGCCAGCGGATCGAATCGCGCAAGACGTCGCCGCGCGTGCACCGCCCGGAAGTCGCCGCGCGCCTGGCCGGCCTGGCCGCCGACGCCGGCCGCCGCCAATCGCCATATCCGGCGCGCCGCCAGGCGCAGGCTGCGGCCCTGGGCCTGCCGTTGTACCCGACCACCACCATCGGCTCGTTCCCGCAGACCCACGAGGTGCGCGAGGCGCGCGCGAAGTTCAAGTCCGGCAAGCTGGCCGAGGCCGACTATGAGGCCTTCCTGGAAGCCGAGACCGAAAAATGCGTGCGCTTCCAGGAACAGGTCGGAATCGACGTGCTGGTCCACGGCGAGTTCGAGCGCAACGACATGGTCGAGTACTTCGGCGAGCAGCTCGAGGGCTTCGCCTTCACCAAGCTCGGCTGGGTGCAGAGCTACGGCAGCCGCTGCGTGAAGCCGCCGATCATCTTCGGCGACGTGGTCCGGCCGGCGCCGATGACGGTGCGCTGGTCGAAGTACGCGCAGTCGCTCACGGACCGGCCGATGAAGGGCATGCTCACCGGCCCGGTGACCGTGCTGCAGTGGTCGTTCGTGCGCGACGACCAGCCGCGCGCCGACACTTGCCGGCAGATCGCCCTGGCCCTGCGCGACGAGGTCACCGATCTGGAGGCGGCCGGCATCAAGGTCATCCAGATCGACGAGCCGGCGCTGCGCGAAGGCCTGCCGCTGCGCCGCGCGCAATGGGACGCGTACCTGGCCTGGGCGGTGCACGGCTTCCGCCTGACTGCTTCCGGCGTGGCCGACGCCACCCAGGTCCATACCCACATGTGCTACTCCGAGTTCAACGACATCATCGAGGCGGTGGCGGCGATGGACGCGGACGTGATCTCGATCGAGACCTCGCGCTCGCGCATGGAACTGCTGGACGCGTTCGTCAGGTTCCGCTACCCCAACGAGATCGGGCCGGGCGTGTACGACATCCACTCCCCGCGCATCCCCACCGTGGCCGAGATGGTCGGGCTGCTGGAGAAGGCGCGCGCGGTGCTGGCGCCCGAGCAGATCTGGGTCAACCCGGACTGCGGGCTGAAGACCCGCGGCTGGGCGGAGGTACGCACCGCGCTGGAGCGGATGGTCGAGGCTGCGCGGATCCTGCGCAGCGGGCAGGCGCGCGCGGCCTGAGCACGCGGCCCGGGCACACGGCATGCGCCGGCGACCGCCGGTGCATGCCGGTTCCGGCGGCGATGGCGCTGCCCGCCGCCGGGGCTGCCCGGCGCGGCGCGGCGCGCTACCATGCCGGTCCCCCCTGCACACCACAGGAACCGCCCAACGTGTCCATCAACCAGG is a genomic window containing:
- the metE gene encoding 5-methyltetrahydropteroyltriglutamate--homocysteine S-methyltransferase is translated as MTLTTNLGFPRIGARRELKQALEAHWGGDTAATQLLDTARELRARHWRLQREAGIDLPPSNDFSLYDQVLDTAFLFDAIPQRYRAVVDAAPLAGYFAMARGLQRDGIDLRALEMTKWFDTNYHYLVPELEAGQQFALRGDKPVAQYLEAKALGIETRPVLIGPVTLLWLSKTVDGSDRFALLERLLPVYALLLEKLHAAGAQWVQVDEPALVLDLPPALREAYRTAYAALAAGPRAKLLLTPYFGGLGDNLELAASLPVDGLHLDLVRAPEELEAVLERLPADRVLSLGLVDGRNVWRTRLDNALLLARYARNRVGGDRLWLAPSCSLLHVPVDLDGEKALDADLKSWLSFARQKLGEIRLLADALEGRDGAETALEEARQRIESRKTSPRVHRPEVAARLAGLAADAGRRQSPYPARRQAQAAALGLPLYPTTTIGSFPQTHEVREARAKFKSGKLAEADYEAFLEAETEKCVRFQEQVGIDVLVHGEFERNDMVEYFGEQLEGFAFTKLGWVQSYGSRCVKPPIIFGDVVRPAPMTVRWSKYAQSLTDRPMKGMLTGPVTVLQWSFVRDDQPRADTCRQIALALRDEVTDLEAAGIKVIQIDEPALREGLPLRRAQWDAYLAWAVHGFRLTASGVADATQVHTHMCYSEFNDIIEAVAAMDADVISIETSRSRMELLDAFVRFRYPNEIGPGVYDIHSPRIPTVAEMVGLLEKARAVLAPEQIWVNPDCGLKTRGWAEVRTALERMVEAARILRSGQARAA